The following are encoded in a window of Balaenoptera ricei isolate mBalRic1 chromosome 1, mBalRic1.hap2, whole genome shotgun sequence genomic DNA:
- the C1H1orf127 gene encoding LOW QUALITY PROTEIN: uncharacterized protein C1orf127 homolog (The sequence of the model RefSeq protein was modified relative to this genomic sequence to represent the inferred CDS: inserted 4 bases in 3 codons; deleted 2 bases in 1 codon; substituted 1 base at 1 genomic stop codon), translating to MKCPVIASRLGQESVHCRPTFIQLMGSEAWVAAGVTEKSRTRSRPWGLLYFQPPAFEARIPESQHPSPSETPWLLCIGGEPVASLGDTSLMGSSTARISVDVTATTLTIQSPRQDPVQRQEVSGGQQPYQAGSLKAWHPRGGPGEQSAGTPVPIQMSTWRPDRFRQAASKIGPHYVIPARDGGLVHIPKQRLDLVKRGSYLEESLSLKFLXIPQFLTFTVTENRDFAAVGVLAAGVIQVQQCQEAQGALGTQTFYRVVLSLGFAEVAAPILWTAESSFQGVGESHGEGVPADPACGSSSHDKAALRETPRSRTGVVCLNCHAEDHSPAGAPPGGIPSAAFSQFQTAGPAAFGGLGEGAHPHEASVDPARHEAPLFHHHSTKGSPTQTSGHVSSSNSDHSPEKAGLPESSHLSAAQLSRLAHGHAGPWDPAQGGGGEGPRWCTQTGGKPRHASKELEPRNQAGAQEPGLENQPESQAICYPKWQSRPEQSPAXLPGSPLLLEGXSQGDVAADQPMRGPWQASKEVQPLTKPLVTSLAEEELCSRGSPGEPQETSSRAEAGGPPREGXRGHLGLSFPEPSQDLEGTRPPSGDGCHSTAPVEPAEPTLATSLERHRPPELQNIMQGLLRDPLAGVCPGSTPGDAKCETARTRWRRLLVVFETCHIYPNTSLRRFS from the exons ATGAAGTGTCCAGTGATTGCGTCCAGGCTGGGTCAAGAGAGTGTCCACTGCCGGCCCACATTCATTCAGCTAATGGGCTCAGAGGCCTGG GTGGCAGCTGGAG TGACTGAGAAAAGCAGGACCCGCTCCCGGCCCTGGGGCCTGCTTTATTTCCAACCACCTGCCTTTGAAGCCCGGATACCCGAATCCCAGCATCCTTCACCAAGCGAG ACCCCGTGGCTGCTGTGCATCGGAGGGGAGCCGGTGGCTTCTCTGGGGGACACCAGCCTGATGGGATCATCAACAGCACGA ATCAGCGTGGACGTCACCGCCACCACCCTCACCATCCAGAGCCCAAGGCAAGACCCTGTCCAGAGGCAGGAGGTCAGTGGTGGGCAGCAGCCCTACCAGGCGGGGAGCCTCAAGGCGTGGCACCCTCGGGGAGGCCCTGGAGAGCAGTCTGCCGGCACTCCAGTGCCGATTCAAATGTCCACCTGGAGACCGGACAGATTTAGGCAGGCAGCTTCGAAAATTGGGCCCCATTA TGTCATCCCAGCCAGAGACGGAGGTCTTGTTCACATCCCAAAGCAGAGACTGGATCTGGTCAAAAGAGGTTCTTACTTGGAGGAAAGCCTGAGCCTAAAATTCCT GATCCCCCAGTTCCTTACCTTCACAGTGACCGAAAACAGGGACTTTGCGGCGGTCGGTGTCCTGGCGGCTGGGGTGATCCAGGTCCAG CAATGCCAGGAGGCCCAAGGAGCTCTGGGGACGCAGACTTTCTATAGGGTGGTCCTGAGCCTGGGATTTGCCGAGGTGGCCGCCCCCATCCTCTGGACGGCGGAGAGCTCCTTCCAGGGTGTGGGTGAGAGTCACGGTGAGGGTGTGCCTGCCGACCCTGCCTGTGGTTCTTCCTCCCATGACAAG GCGGCCTTGAGGGAGACGCCAAGGAGCAG GACGGGAGTTGTCTGCCTCAACTGCCATGCTGAGGACCACTCCCCAGCAGGAGCCCCTCCAGGAGGAATACCATCTGCTGCCTTTTCCCAGTTCCAAACTGCAGGACCAGCTGCCTTTGGAGGCCTCGGGGAAGG GGCGCATCCCCACGAGGCATCAGTGGACCCAGCCAGGCACGAGGCCCCTCTCTTTCACCACCATTCTACCAAAGGGAGTCCCACTCAGACCTCCGGCCATGTCTCCTCTTCAAATTCCGACCATTCCCCAGAGAAAGCGGGGCTCCCCGAGAGCTCCCACCTGAGCGCAGCCCAGCTGTCTCGCCTGGCTCACGGCCACGCAGGGCCTTGGGACCCGGCACaaggaggtggaggggagggcccGCGGTGGTGCACACAGACCggagggaaaccgaggcacgcttCAAAGGAGCTGGAGCCCAGGAACCAGGCTGGAGCCCAGGAGCCAGGCTTGGAGAACCAGCCTGAG TCTCAGGCCATCTGTTACCCTAAGTGGCAGTCTAGGCCTGAGCAGAGCCCCGCCTAGCTACCAGGAAGTCCCCTCCTACTGGAAG TGTCACAGGGGGACGTGGCTGCCGACCAGCCCATGCGGGGGCCCTGGCAGGCCAGCAAGGAGGTCCAGCCGTTGACAAAGCCCTTGGTGACCAGCCTGGCTGAAGAGGAGCTGTGTTCCCGCGGCTCCCCTGGAGAGCCCCAGGAAACATCCTCCAGAGCGGAAGCTGGGGGGCCACCCAGGGAGG CCAGAGGGCACCTGGGCCTCTCATTCCCAGAACCAAGTCAGGACCTGGAGGGGACTCGCCCTCCTTCTGGGGATGGATGCCACAGCACTGCCCCAGTG GAGCCAGCAGAGCCCACACTGGCAACCAGCCTTGAAAGGCACAGGCCTCCTGAGCTTCAGAACATCATGCAGGGGCTTCTGAGAGACCCCCTTGCTGGGGTGTGTCCTGGGAGCACCCCAGGGGATGCCAAGTGTGAAACAGCGCG